One Solanum lycopersicum chromosome 2, SLM_r2.1 genomic region harbors:
- the LOC138342108 gene encoding uncharacterized protein, which translates to MTCNPSWPEIQEHLQPMEEVQNRPDLVSRVFRAKVEEIKTDIQKRNIFGKVAAIMYTVEFHKRGLPHAHFLIILMDGYKLLTPEAYDKIVCAELPDPHIDHDLYKLVTKHKIHGPCGYLNPSNSCMQKQGKCKFKYPKELTEQTTKGKNSYPLYKRPKMITPIKVKGHNIDNSWIVPYNPYLLKKFGCHMNVEICSDIKAVKYIYKYICKGHDKIAFSVNNNDTNIEIDEIKEYQSARWVSPSEAAWRLLAFAISEMTPSVCQLQFHLDGQQFVSFKNNQTVDQIINNPMIKKRC; encoded by the coding sequence ATGACTTGCAATCCTTCTTGGCCTGAAATACAAGAACATTTACAACCAATGGAAGAAGTTCAAAATAGACCTGATTTAGTTAGTAGAGTATTCAGAGCAAAAGTAGAAGAAATTAAAACTGATattcaaaaaagaaacatatttgGAAAGGTTGCAGCTATTATGTATACAGTTGAGTTTCATAAAAGGGGTCTTCCCCATGCCCATTTTCTCATTATTCTTATGGATGGATATAAATTGTTAACACCAGAAGCATATGATAAAATTGTATGTGCTGAACTACCTGATCCCCATATTGATCATGATCTATACAAACTTGTGACCAAACACAAGATTCATGGTCCCTGTGGATATTTAAATCCTTCAAATTCATGCATGCAAAAACAAGGAAAATGTAAATTCAAATATCCAAAAGAACTTACTGAACAAACAACCAAAGGAAAGAATTCATATCCCCTTTACAAAAGACCAAAAATGATCACACCAATCAAAGTTAAAGGACACAACATTGATAATTCTTGGATTGTTCCGTACAATCCGTATTTACTGAAGAAATTTGGTTGTCATATGAATGTTGAAATATGTTCCGACATTAAGGCTGTCAAATacatttacaaatatatttgcAAAGGACATGATAAAATTGCATTTTCtgtaaataataatgatactaaCATAGAAATAGATGAAATCAAAGAATACCAATCTGCTAGATGGGTTTCTCCATCGGAGGCTGCATGGCGTCTGCTTGCTTTTGCGATAAGTGAAATGACTCCAAGTGTTTGCCAGTTGCAATTTCATCTTGATGGACAACAATttgtttctttcaaaaataaccAAACTGTGGATCAAATAATAAACAATCCAATGATTAAAAAACGATGTTAA
- the LOC138342109 gene encoding uncharacterized protein gives MGHDINEFKDIFGNVSSSRTTNEAKEIYFERNIIVSEEDILLQSKLNIEQKRTYNIILERVYSNKSGAFFIDGPGGTVKTFLYRALLAAVRTKGFIALATARFKIPVDIDDSFTCNISKQSLLAILIRDSELIVWDEVSMAKKNMIEALDTLLKDLMNTKALFRGKVVVLGGDFRQTLPVVRSGKKEDFINQSLLYSRIGNHLEKLCLSENMRAKKDPAFCAYLMRIGNGQEKTNNCNKIEIPNNFIVPFTDEIESLNILFNVTYPNLRTFYCNPSFMTRRIILTTKNDFVDEINDMLIHRFPDDATVYTAIDETIEPNDQCQFEDFLHTLHPANLPP, from the coding sequence ATGGGACATGACATAAATGAATTCAAAGATATATTTGGAAATGTTAGCTCTTCTAGAACAACTAATGAGgcaaaagaaatttattttgaaagaaatataaTAGTGTCTGAAGAAGATATACTTCTACAAAGCAAATTAAATATTGAACAAAAAAGAACATATAACATAATTCTTGAAAGAGTATATTCTAATAAATCAGGAGCTTTTTTCATTGATGGTCCTGGGGGAActgtaaaaacatttttatatcGAGCTTTGTTGGCTGCTGTAAGAACAAAAGGATTCATAGCTTTGGCAACTGCACGTTTCAAAATTCCTGTTGACATTGATGACAGTTTCACTTGCAATATTAGTAAACAAAGTTTGTTAGCGATTCTAATTCGAGATTCAGAACTAATTGTTTGGGATGAAGTCTCAATGGCGAAAAAAAACATGATTGAAGCTCTTGATACACTTCTAAAAGATCTTATGAATACAAAAGCACTGTTTCGTGGAAAAGTAGTAGTTTTGGGGGGAGACTTTAGACAAACACTTCCTGTTGTTCGTAGTGGAAAAAAAGAGGACTTTATAAATCAAAGTTTATTATACTCCCGTATTGGGAATCATCTTGAAAAATTGTGCTTATCTGAAAACATGCGTGCGAAAAAAGATCCAGCATTTTGTGCATATTTAATGAGAATTGGAAATGGACAAGAAAAAACTAACAATTGCAACAAAATTGAAATTCCCAATAATTTTATCGTTCCCTTTACAGATGAAATAgaatctttaaatattttatttaatgttacTTATCCTAATTTACGTACATTCTATTGTAATCCATCTTTTATGACTCGCCGTATTATTTTGacaacaaaaaatgattttgttgatgaaataaatgatatgCTTATACATCGATTTCCCGATGATGCTACAGTATATACGGCTATTGACGAAACTATAGAACCAAATGATCAATGCCAATTTGAAGATTTTTTGCATACCTTACATCCTGCTAACTTACCACCTTAG